From a region of the Lactuca sativa cultivar Salinas chromosome 4, Lsat_Salinas_v11, whole genome shotgun sequence genome:
- the LOC111894480 gene encoding transcription factor bHLH30, giving the protein MCAKREEEVVIEDVDHHHHHHNTQSFQEQIILQEIQQQNMGINDYSYSNTRLMFPSSSSEISHHQHEPSWSTLPQVFHQNSSFNPLLQYPTREHDPFIFSPPPPPPPPPLSCYGGLFNRRVPGGLQFAYEGGTSSSDHHLRLISESLGHAVQPGSGPFGLQTDIGKMSAQEIMDAKALAASKSHSEAERRRRERINNHLAKLRSLLPSTTKTDKASLLAEVIQHVKELKRQTSIIAEQSPVPTEIDELTVDNASDKDGKLVIRASLCCEDRSDLLPDLIKTLKALRLRTLKAEITTLGGRVKNVLFITAEEDHLNGNDDQHMVNYSISMIQEALKQVMEKTNGDESSPGSVKRQRTNNINILEHHRSL; this is encoded by the exons ATGTGTGCTAAGAGAGAAGAAGAGGTAGTAATAGAAGACgttgatcatcatcatcatcatcataatacTCAAagttttcaagaacaaatcatccTTCAAGAAATTCAACAACAAAACATGGGTATAAATGATTATTCATATAGCAACACTAGGCTAATGtttccatcatcatcatcagagATCTCTCATCATCAGCATGAACCATCATGGAGTACCCTACCTCAAGTATTCCACCAAAACAGCAGCTTCAACCCACTTCTTCAATATCCGACCCGAGAGCACGATCCCTTTATCTTCtctccaccaccaccgccgccacctcctccctTATCATGCTACGGCGGTTTGTTTAACAGAAGGGTACCAGGCGGCTTACAGTTTGCGTATGAAGGTGGTACATCATCATCGGATCATCACCTAAGACTCATATCGGAGTCACTCGGGCATGCGGTTCAACCCGGATCCGGCCCGTTTGGACTCCAAACTGATATCGGTAAGATGAGTGCTCAAGAGATCATGGATGCTAAAGCTTTAGCAGCTTCAAAAAGCCACAGCGAAGCAGAAAGAAGACGTAGGGAACGAATCAACAATCACCTTGCAAAGCTTCGAAGCTTACTCCCTAGCACCACCAAA ACGGACAAGGCATCATTGCTAGCTGAAGTGATACAACATGTGAAGGAGCTAAAACGGCAAACTTCGATCATTGCAGAACAAAGTCCAGTTCCCACAGAGATCGATGAGTTGACTGTGGACAATGCGTCTGACAAAGATGGTAAGCTTGTGATCAGAGCCTCATTATGCTGCGAGGACAGGTCGGATCTTTTACCTGACCTCATCAAGACATTAAAGGCACTTCGACTAAGAACCCTAAAGGCCGAGATCACAACACTTGGTGGACGTGTGAAGAATGTGTTGTTTATAACTGCAGAAGAAGATCATTTAAATGGAAACGATGATCAGCATATGGTGAATTACTCGATAAGCATGATCCAAGAAGCCCTTAAGCAAGTTATGGAGAAAACAAATGGGGATGAGTCTTCTCCTGGGAGTGTAAAGAGACAACGAACAAACAACATCAACATCCTCGAGCATCATAGATCTCTTTAA